The proteins below are encoded in one region of Streptomyces ficellus:
- a CDS encoding cobalt-precorrin-6A reductase, which yields MHVLILGGTTEARRLAELLHAHRAVRTTSSLAGRVAAPRLPPGEVRVGGFGGAEGLARWLREHRADAVIDATHPFADTMSSHAARAAADVHVPLLALRRPGWAPVEGDDWHLVDSLAQAADTARTLGRRVFLTTGRMGLAAFAHVTDVWFLLRSVDAPEPPYPPRMDVLLDRGPFTLDGERELLRRYGIDVLVTKDSGGAATAPKLTAAREAGVPVVVVRRPPAPAGVPVAATPEEAVAWLLRTGQPARS from the coding sequence TACTGATCCTCGGCGGAACGACCGAGGCCCGCCGCCTCGCGGAGCTGCTGCACGCGCACCGGGCCGTGCGCACGACGTCCTCCCTCGCGGGCCGGGTCGCCGCCCCGAGGCTGCCTCCGGGGGAGGTCCGCGTCGGCGGGTTCGGCGGGGCGGAGGGCCTGGCGCGCTGGCTGCGCGAGCACCGGGCCGACGCGGTCATCGACGCCACCCATCCTTTCGCGGACACCATGAGTTCCCACGCGGCCCGTGCGGCCGCTGACGTCCATGTTCCCCTGCTCGCCCTGCGGCGGCCCGGGTGGGCCCCGGTCGAGGGCGACGACTGGCACCTGGTGGACAGCCTCGCCCAGGCCGCCGACACGGCCCGCACCCTGGGCCGCCGCGTCTTCCTCACCACCGGGCGCATGGGCCTCGCGGCCTTCGCGCACGTCACGGACGTCTGGTTCCTGCTCCGTTCGGTCGACGCGCCGGAGCCGCCGTACCCGCCGCGGATGGACGTCCTCCTCGACCGGGGCCCCTTCACCCTGGACGGGGAGCGCGAACTGCTGCGCCGGTACGGCATCGACGTGCTGGTCACCAAGGACAGCGGCGGCGCGGCGACGGCGCCCAAGCTCACCGCGGCGCGGGAGGCGGGCGTACCGGTCGTGGTGGTGCGCCGCCCGCCCGCCCCGGCCGGGGTGCCGGTCGCCGCGACACCGGAGGAGGCCGTCGCCTGGCTGCTCCGGACGGGTCAGCCCGCCCGCAGCTGA